The proteins below come from a single Gimesia alba genomic window:
- a CDS encoding alternate F1F0 ATPase, F1 subunit alpha — translation MSISPEIKTLLDRTFEKFDGVLAEHIFEPRPIEIGKVTYVGRSHARVSGLPNVQSEELLQFPNHVLGLALNLDVDEVGVVLLDHSEQLTAGDEVRRTHRLLDVPVGESLIGRVIDPVGRPLDGHGPVSAAERRPYERDPASITDRAPVTVPLQTGIKVIDALIPIGRGQRELILGDRQTGKTAVAIDTIINQHNKDVICIYCAIGQRNTAVAKVIDDLRQHGALEYTAVVVAESDAPPGLQFVAPYAATTLGEYFMDQGKDVLVVYDDLTSHARSYRELSLLLRRPPGREAFPGDIFYLHSRLLERSTHLKESLGGGSLTALPVAETEAQNLSAYIPTNLISITDGQIYLSPHLFQKGILPAVDVGRSVSRVGGKTQLPAYRAVAGDLRLSYSQFEELEAFSRFSSRLDEETLATLERGRRVREIFKQPQYETLSVPEQITVLLAMAGGAFDETDLSQIRKTEEFVQKILINDFPDLSEAIQEGQKLTEENQQTIINTAKELIHKFHHKTPEDSP, via the coding sequence ATGTCGATTTCCCCCGAAATCAAAACACTCCTTGATCGCACCTTTGAAAAATTTGATGGTGTACTGGCAGAGCATATTTTCGAGCCACGACCGATCGAAATCGGCAAAGTCACGTACGTCGGTCGCAGCCATGCACGCGTCAGCGGCTTACCCAATGTCCAATCGGAAGAACTGTTGCAGTTCCCCAACCACGTTCTCGGCCTGGCATTAAACCTGGACGTAGATGAAGTCGGCGTCGTTCTGCTTGACCACAGTGAGCAGTTGACTGCCGGCGATGAAGTTCGGCGGACCCATCGCCTGCTGGATGTCCCCGTCGGCGAATCATTAATCGGACGCGTCATCGACCCGGTGGGACGGCCGCTTGATGGTCATGGACCGGTTTCTGCAGCCGAGCGCAGACCTTATGAACGAGATCCCGCTTCGATTACCGACCGTGCGCCGGTGACCGTTCCTCTACAAACCGGTATCAAAGTCATTGATGCATTAATTCCCATCGGTCGTGGTCAACGAGAACTGATTCTGGGAGATCGACAAACGGGAAAAACCGCCGTCGCCATTGATACAATTATCAATCAACATAATAAAGATGTAATTTGCATTTACTGCGCGATTGGCCAACGCAATACAGCAGTCGCCAAGGTAATCGACGATTTACGACAACACGGAGCCCTCGAATACACGGCTGTGGTCGTTGCTGAAAGCGATGCCCCTCCCGGCCTGCAGTTTGTCGCACCTTACGCAGCCACAACGCTGGGTGAATATTTCATGGATCAGGGAAAAGATGTACTCGTTGTCTACGATGATCTCACTTCCCATGCGCGCTCGTATCGCGAATTATCGCTGCTGTTGAGACGCCCTCCGGGACGAGAAGCATTCCCCGGCGACATTTTTTATCTGCATTCCCGTCTGCTGGAACGTTCGACACATTTAAAAGAATCTTTGGGTGGCGGTTCTCTGACAGCATTGCCTGTCGCGGAAACAGAAGCCCAAAACCTGTCTGCCTATATCCCGACAAATCTGATCTCAATTACCGATGGTCAGATTTATCTTTCGCCTCATCTCTTTCAAAAAGGGATTTTGCCCGCAGTGGATGTCGGTAGATCAGTGTCCCGTGTCGGTGGTAAAACACAGCTCCCCGCTTATCGCGCCGTAGCTGGCGACTTACGACTCTCTTACAGCCAGTTTGAAGAGCTGGAAGCATTTTCCCGGTTTAGCAGTCGACTGGATGAAGAAACGCTGGCCACACTCGAACGAGGTCGCCGGGTTCGTGAAATATTCAAACAACCCCAATATGAAACGCTTTCTGTTCCCGAACAAATTACCGTGTTACTGGCAATGGCCGGAGGCGCATTTGACGAGACTGATTTATCTCAGATTCGAAAAACAGAAGAATTCGTGCAAAAAATCCTGATCAATGATTTTCCAGACCTGAGTGAGGCAATTCAGGAAGGCCAGAAACTCACTGAAGAAAATCAACAAACGATTATTAATACTGCCAAAGAACTCATTCACAAATTTCATCACAAAACTCCTGAAGACAGCCCCTGA
- a CDS encoding F0F1 ATP synthase subunit gamma: protein MQDLETLKRSIDSTRDLQSVVRTMKTLAAVSIRQYEQAVDSLEDYSETVEQGLKMVLWDLEQETSLSELQTDGTTGIIIFGSDQGMCGQFNEQIALYASEYFSDDNLRLEQFAWMVIGSRIQGKIQDTGVNIDFEFTLPGSATSIAPLVTDILTNIDHWRHQRRLGRIFIFYNQRVSASTYKPHALQLLPIDPERFFRHQKRNWPSRTLPLFTMNRSVLLSRLIRQYLFVSLFRACAESLAGENASRIASMQAAERNIKERLVNLQSDFNQQRQTSITEELLDVVTGFEALKDSKLNESG from the coding sequence ATGCAAGACCTGGAAACCTTAAAGCGGAGCATTGATAGCACCCGAGATTTGCAGTCCGTCGTACGCACGATGAAAACTCTGGCAGCGGTCAGTATCCGACAGTATGAACAGGCCGTAGACTCTCTGGAAGATTACTCGGAAACGGTCGAACAGGGGCTTAAAATGGTGCTCTGGGACCTGGAACAGGAAACCAGCCTCTCGGAGTTACAGACGGATGGGACTACCGGCATCATTATTTTCGGCTCTGATCAGGGAATGTGCGGGCAATTCAATGAGCAGATTGCTTTGTACGCTTCAGAATATTTTTCTGATGACAATTTGAGATTGGAACAATTCGCCTGGATGGTGATCGGCTCCCGCATCCAGGGAAAAATACAGGATACGGGTGTTAACATCGATTTCGAGTTCACTCTGCCGGGCTCCGCCACAAGCATCGCCCCCCTGGTCACTGATATCCTGACCAACATTGATCATTGGCGTCACCAGCGACGTTTAGGACGCATCTTTATTTTCTACAACCAGCGTGTTTCAGCCTCGACCTATAAACCGCATGCGCTGCAGCTACTCCCGATTGATCCAGAACGGTTTTTCCGCCATCAAAAACGAAACTGGCCTTCACGCACGCTCCCCCTGTTTACGATGAATCGCAGTGTTCTCCTCTCGCGGCTGATTCGCCAATATCTGTTCGTCTCGTTATTTCGCGCCTGTGCGGAATCGCTGGCGGGTGAAAATGCCAGCCGAATCGCCTCCATGCAGGCAGCTGAACGCAATATCAAAGAACGACTCGTAAATCTGCAATCAGACTTTAACCAACAACGACAGACTTCGATTACAGAAGAATTACTTGATGTCGTCACGGGATTCGAAGCCTTGAAAGATTCCAAATTGAACGAATCAGGATAA
- a CDS encoding CBS domain-containing protein translates to MNDPIQSPHAKNFMTHYVEVVTPDMTLTEVIRFLLKHKLSNAPVAEIKHDKKFLLGFISEGDCLKAVSNELFFGNPSPPQSAKTIMTAHPICIAPETELFSIVSIFTSHNVHHLPVVENGELLGIVSRSDILKEMETYYSQIVHTSDHERQLRDTSQIMNLRFNIDRG, encoded by the coding sequence ATGAACGATCCTATACAATCACCGCATGCCAAGAATTTTATGACACACTACGTAGAAGTAGTGACGCCCGACATGACTCTCACCGAGGTCATTCGCTTCTTACTGAAACATAAACTTTCGAACGCACCTGTAGCTGAAATCAAGCATGACAAGAAATTTCTCCTGGGCTTTATCTCGGAAGGCGATTGTCTGAAGGCCGTTTCCAATGAACTGTTTTTTGGTAACCCCAGTCCGCCACAAAGTGCGAAAACCATCATGACCGCGCATCCAATCTGTATCGCTCCTGAAACGGAACTATTTTCGATTGTCTCTATTTTCACGAGCCATAACGTCCATCATCTACCGGTCGTAGAAAACGGAGAACTGCTGGGCATTGTCAGTCGCTCTGATATTCTGAAAGAGATGGAAACCTACTACAGTCAAATCGTGCATACGAGTGATCACGAACGGCAATTACGCGATACCTCGCAGATCATGAATCTCAGATTTAATATTGACCGCGGTTAA
- the hypE gene encoding hydrogenase expression/formation protein HypE: MNCPVSIPANADCVTLAHGEGGRLSRKLIQERIIHALSNETLQAMNDAAQLPRVMGSLALTTDSFVVSPLFFSGGDIGTLAVYGTVNDLAVSGAKPLWLTLSLIMEEGLPLVILDRVLESIANAAQQTGVKIVAGDTKVVPRGAADGLFINTAGVGELIAPIPPGAATLQEGDELIVSGTIGRHGIAILAVREELGLEPLPSSDCGSLLRPVECLRESMGHQIRCLRDATRGGVAAVMQEWAEASGMTLSIDERSLPIAADVRGISELLGLDPLHIANEGTMVIAVKSGAGSEAVSLLQSLSETAEARVIGTVKPRGIAAVTIRRTLGAEQPLDDPLGSPLPRIC, from the coding sequence ATGAATTGCCCCGTTTCCATTCCCGCCAATGCAGACTGTGTGACGCTGGCCCATGGGGAAGGGGGGCGCCTTTCACGGAAATTGATTCAGGAACGAATTATTCATGCTCTGAGTAACGAAACTCTGCAGGCGATGAACGACGCCGCTCAACTCCCACGGGTGATGGGGTCTTTGGCGCTGACGACGGACAGCTTTGTGGTTTCCCCTTTGTTCTTTTCGGGAGGTGATATCGGCACGCTCGCCGTTTATGGAACAGTCAATGATTTAGCCGTCAGTGGTGCCAAGCCGCTCTGGCTCACACTTTCATTGATTATGGAAGAGGGGTTGCCGCTGGTGATTTTGGATCGTGTGTTGGAAAGTATTGCGAACGCGGCTCAACAGACGGGAGTTAAGATAGTGGCCGGTGATACCAAAGTGGTTCCCCGGGGAGCCGCGGACGGCTTGTTTATCAATACAGCGGGGGTCGGCGAGTTAATCGCGCCGATTCCGCCCGGTGCGGCAACGCTACAGGAAGGTGACGAATTGATTGTCAGTGGCACCATCGGTCGACACGGCATTGCGATTTTAGCCGTACGGGAAGAACTGGGGTTGGAGCCGCTGCCCTCCAGTGACTGTGGATCTTTGCTGCGACCTGTTGAATGCTTACGCGAATCAATGGGGCATCAGATTCGCTGTCTGCGTGATGCCACCCGCGGAGGGGTTGCCGCTGTGATGCAGGAATGGGCGGAAGCGAGTGGCATGACCCTGAGTATCGACGAACGCAGTCTTCCGATCGCGGCTGACGTGCGGGGGATTTCGGAACTATTGGGTCTGGACCCTTTGCATATTGCCAATGAAGGGACAATGGTGATCGCCGTTAAATCAGGGGCCGGCAGTGAAGCCGTGTCCCTGCTACAGTCGTTATCCGAAACGGCTGAAGCTCGAGTGATCGGGACGGTAAAACCCCGGGGCATTGCAGCCGTGACCATCAGGCGGACCCTTGGCGCAGAACAGCCTCTCGACGATCCACTCGGGAGTCCTTTGCCGCGAATCTGCTGA
- the hypD gene encoding hydrogenase formation protein HypD translates to MKYLDEYRDPEAARLLLDEIRRVSTRCWTLMEVCGGQTHSLLRHGIAAELEGMVELIHGPGCPVCVTDQEAIDFACQLAQRDDVILASFGDMLRVPGSRGSLLDARTAGARIQIVYSPLDAVQLARKHPEKQVVFFAVGFETTAPATALAVKQADRDQLDNFSLIVSHVRVQPAMESLVQAPDNRVQAFLAAGHVCTVMGYESYESFVKQYRLPVVVAGFEPLDLLEGILACVKQLEAYEARLENRYARTVQAAGNQPAQDLVREIYQICDRGWRGFGVIPEGGLELRTEYRRFDARTRFAASALPVIHVDECRSFDVMTGHLKPPDCPHFRKSCNPESPLGAPMVSSEGACAAYYRYGMTASR, encoded by the coding sequence ATGAAATATCTTGACGAATACCGCGATCCTGAGGCCGCTCGGTTATTATTGGATGAAATACGCAGAGTCTCCACTCGCTGCTGGACGTTGATGGAAGTCTGTGGCGGGCAGACTCACAGCTTGTTAAGACATGGAATTGCCGCTGAACTGGAAGGGATGGTAGAGTTAATACATGGCCCTGGCTGTCCCGTCTGTGTGACGGACCAGGAAGCGATCGATTTTGCCTGCCAGTTGGCACAACGCGACGATGTGATACTGGCCAGCTTTGGTGATATGTTACGCGTGCCGGGGAGCCGTGGTTCATTGCTCGATGCCAGGACGGCTGGCGCGCGAATTCAGATTGTTTATTCTCCTCTGGATGCCGTGCAGTTGGCGCGGAAGCATCCTGAAAAGCAAGTTGTGTTTTTTGCCGTTGGCTTTGAAACGACGGCACCTGCGACAGCGCTGGCTGTCAAGCAGGCCGATCGGGATCAACTCGACAATTTCAGTCTGATTGTTTCGCATGTGCGTGTGCAGCCTGCGATGGAGTCTTTGGTTCAGGCACCCGATAATCGGGTTCAGGCTTTTCTGGCAGCCGGGCATGTCTGCACGGTGATGGGGTATGAATCGTACGAGTCGTTTGTCAAACAGTATCGCCTGCCGGTGGTCGTGGCTGGTTTTGAACCGCTGGATTTACTGGAAGGAATTCTGGCGTGCGTGAAACAGCTTGAAGCGTATGAGGCACGACTTGAAAATCGGTACGCCCGCACGGTACAGGCAGCCGGCAATCAGCCAGCGCAGGATCTGGTACGGGAGATCTATCAAATCTGTGATCGTGGTTGGCGTGGTTTCGGAGTGATACCTGAGGGAGGCCTGGAACTGCGAACAGAGTACCGTCGGTTTGATGCCCGCACACGTTTTGCCGCGTCCGCGTTACCGGTGATTCACGTCGATGAGTGCCGCAGTTTTGATGTGATGACCGGGCATCTTAAGCCACCCGATTGTCCTCATTTCAGAAAGTCTTGTAATCCCGAATCGCCGCTGGGAGCGCCGATGGTCTCTTCTGAAGGGGCATGCGCGGCTTACTATCGTTATGGAATGACAGCCAGCCGTTGA
- a CDS encoding HypC/HybG/HupF family hydrogenase formation chaperone, which translates to MCLGIPGKVVRWLEREGTFAQAEVEFDGVRRVVHMACVTEAELGDYVVVHAGIAISRIDPIEAKRIFETIAEWGDDEGWRPERSDEAEAPQ; encoded by the coding sequence ATGTGTTTAGGGATACCTGGTAAGGTCGTTCGCTGGCTGGAACGGGAAGGGACGTTTGCCCAGGCCGAAGTGGAATTTGATGGAGTCCGCCGGGTTGTGCATATGGCGTGTGTCACTGAAGCGGAGTTGGGAGATTATGTGGTCGTTCACGCGGGAATTGCCATCAGCCGCATCGATCCGATTGAAGCGAAACGGATTTTCGAAACGATCGCTGAATGGGGTGACGATGAAGGCTGGCGTCCAGAACGATCGGATGAAGCTGAGGCACCTCAATGA
- the hypF gene encoding carbamoyltransferase HypF, translated as MQRQAITDLTESKSAVQLTLNGRVQGIGLRPAIARWAREMDLVGCIKNTTGGVELTVEGCVSAVKRFETELDAHLPQEACIEKRQRTQSTKSGFTGFEIIGGEAEGPLATQVPTDLAVCSECLAEVSDETNRRDGYPLTSCTHCGPRYSIIQSMPYERVQTGMSEFPLCDLCRDEYQSATDRRFHAQTNACAACGPGIWSTDSTGQHLASGREALQSATAVLQQGKILGVRGLGGYQLLVDATSETAVANLRERKRRFGKPLALMVTSVEQAETLVFLNNSERRELSGPAAPIVLLRARTDSSVTPSVNPGLNLLGVMLPTTPLHWLLLQQCLGPLVVTSANLEGEPLAYQSERIGDSLKSVADLWLEHDRPIERPIDDSVVRWMARRRVTIRLARGLAPCALDLPCDEPLIALGGHQKAALALCNGRQSILGPHVGDLENLASRERYQDQLQALQTLYGMEQASFVCDSHPNYFTSQWAEQQSASLETVQHHHAHIVAGMLEQGWLDKQVLGIAFDGTGWGDDQTIWGGELLLSTATSYERVAHLRTFPLPGGERAVREPWRVAVSLVAQAEGKRAASQLNLTGESIEPFLKIINSERFSPKTSSAGRLFDGVASLILGVTHAVFEGQAAMMLESHCDLSESGSYEIVLQAGKPIQLDWRPLVSQILKDRARGVAPSVMAMRFHRGLAQAVARLCSRYAPMPVVLGGGVFQNQCLVELFVEEFADNQQPLGLPGMIPPNDGGLAAGQLAVAVSRRNQKEIGRCV; from the coding sequence ATGCAACGGCAGGCAATCACTGATCTCACCGAATCAAAATCAGCCGTGCAGTTGACCCTCAATGGTCGCGTGCAGGGAATCGGATTGCGCCCCGCGATCGCACGTTGGGCACGCGAAATGGACTTAGTCGGCTGCATCAAAAACACGACCGGGGGAGTTGAACTGACTGTGGAAGGCTGTGTCTCTGCCGTAAAACGTTTCGAAACAGAACTGGACGCACATCTGCCCCAGGAAGCCTGCATTGAAAAACGGCAACGGACACAAAGTACCAAGAGTGGCTTCACCGGCTTTGAAATCATCGGCGGTGAAGCAGAGGGACCTCTGGCGACACAAGTCCCCACTGATCTGGCCGTCTGCTCCGAGTGTCTGGCAGAGGTTTCGGATGAAACGAATCGACGCGATGGTTATCCCCTGACGAGTTGTACCCACTGTGGTCCCCGATATTCCATCATCCAATCCATGCCTTACGAACGGGTACAAACGGGGATGTCTGAGTTTCCACTCTGCGATTTGTGCCGGGATGAATACCAGTCTGCCACTGATCGCCGGTTTCACGCGCAAACAAATGCCTGTGCCGCCTGTGGTCCAGGTATCTGGTCTACCGATTCCACAGGGCAACATCTCGCATCGGGACGCGAGGCACTGCAATCAGCAACCGCTGTATTACAGCAGGGAAAGATTCTTGGCGTACGTGGATTAGGTGGCTATCAGCTGTTGGTAGATGCGACGTCCGAAACTGCGGTAGCGAATCTACGGGAACGAAAGCGGCGTTTTGGAAAGCCTCTGGCTCTGATGGTGACCTCTGTAGAACAAGCGGAAACGCTGGTCTTTCTCAACAATTCAGAGCGCCGAGAATTGAGCGGCCCCGCCGCCCCGATAGTATTATTGCGAGCGCGAACTGATTCCAGCGTGACGCCTAGCGTCAATCCCGGCTTGAATCTACTCGGTGTGATGTTACCAACAACGCCCCTGCATTGGTTACTGCTGCAGCAGTGCTTAGGACCATTGGTTGTGACGAGTGCCAATCTCGAAGGGGAACCGCTGGCTTATCAAAGTGAACGTATAGGCGATTCACTGAAGTCAGTCGCCGATCTCTGGTTGGAGCACGATCGCCCCATCGAACGTCCAATTGATGATAGTGTCGTACGCTGGATGGCGAGGCGACGCGTGACCATTCGACTGGCTCGTGGTCTGGCGCCCTGTGCCTTGGATTTGCCGTGCGACGAACCTCTCATTGCTCTGGGAGGACATCAAAAAGCGGCACTGGCCCTCTGTAACGGCCGACAAAGTATTCTGGGACCGCACGTTGGTGATCTGGAAAATCTGGCTTCCCGTGAACGATATCAGGATCAGTTACAGGCCTTACAAACATTATATGGGATGGAGCAGGCATCGTTTGTCTGCGACTCGCATCCCAATTATTTCACCTCTCAGTGGGCGGAACAGCAGTCAGCATCACTGGAAACGGTGCAGCATCACCATGCGCATATCGTCGCTGGAATGTTGGAACAGGGCTGGCTTGACAAACAGGTATTAGGAATCGCCTTTGATGGAACCGGATGGGGCGATGATCAAACAATCTGGGGGGGAGAACTCCTATTATCCACGGCGACCAGTTACGAGAGAGTTGCGCATCTGCGAACGTTTCCTTTACCCGGCGGCGAACGTGCTGTCCGCGAACCGTGGCGGGTCGCCGTTTCCCTGGTGGCGCAGGCAGAAGGGAAACGGGCGGCTTCCCAATTGAATCTGACTGGAGAGTCGATAGAACCGTTTTTGAAAATCATCAATTCAGAGCGTTTCTCACCGAAAACAAGCAGCGCCGGTCGTCTGTTTGATGGCGTGGCGTCGCTGATATTGGGAGTGACGCATGCGGTGTTCGAAGGGCAGGCGGCGATGATGCTGGAATCGCACTGTGATTTGTCAGAATCGGGGAGTTATGAGATCGTTTTACAGGCAGGCAAGCCGATTCAACTCGATTGGCGTCCGCTGGTTTCTCAGATACTGAAAGATCGAGCCAGGGGAGTTGCTCCGTCTGTGATGGCGATGCGTTTTCACCGCGGGCTGGCTCAAGCAGTAGCTCGATTGTGTAGTCGATATGCCCCGATGCCTGTTGTTCTGGGGGGCGGCGTTTTTCAGAATCAATGTCTGGTAGAATTGTTTGTTGAGGAATTTGCAGACAATCAGCAGCCACTCGGATTGCCTGGAATGATTCCTCCCAACGATGGCGGTCTGGCGGCGGGGCAACTGGCGGTTGCGGTTTCACGACGGAATCAGAAAGAGATAGGCCGATGTGTTTAG
- the hypB gene encoding hydrogenase nickel incorporation protein HypB encodes MNQRTIIVKKDIQADQKADAAVLREQLGRRGTLVVNLLSSPGAGKTTLLEATAQEFAGRRSMAVLVGDLETDRDAQRLAPLVPVAQLTTGGACHLELPLVQRGLQALGDPAVDFLFIENIGNLVCPASHDLAEHLRVVLISTTEGDDKPGKYPKMFRTSQVMVITKLDLLPHVPFSVDAVTEDARRIHPELDVFTNCALKGEGVSDWCDYLEQQHQQLLARYHATAGNH; translated from the coding sequence ATGAATCAACGTACGATTATCGTCAAAAAAGATATCCAGGCAGATCAGAAAGCAGATGCAGCCGTTCTGCGTGAGCAGCTGGGACGACGGGGAACCTTGGTCGTCAATCTACTCTCATCACCGGGAGCCGGGAAAACGACGCTTCTGGAAGCAACGGCTCAAGAGTTTGCCGGTCGTCGGAGTATGGCGGTTCTGGTCGGGGATCTGGAAACCGATCGAGATGCGCAGCGATTAGCGCCGCTGGTTCCGGTCGCACAACTGACAACCGGCGGCGCCTGTCATCTTGAATTGCCGCTCGTGCAGCGCGGGCTGCAGGCGCTGGGCGATCCTGCTGTCGATTTTCTGTTTATTGAAAATATCGGAAATCTGGTATGTCCCGCGTCGCATGATCTGGCGGAGCATTTGCGAGTGGTACTGATCAGCACGACCGAAGGCGATGACAAGCCGGGAAAATATCCCAAGATGTTTCGCACCAGTCAGGTGATGGTGATTACCAAACTTGATTTACTGCCGCATGTCCCTTTTTCCGTCGACGCAGTCACAGAGGATGCACGCCGGATTCATCCGGAGTTGGATGTATTCACGAATTGTGCTTTGAAGGGAGAAGGCGTGTCGGACTGGTGCGACTATCTGGAGCAGCAACATCAACAACTTTTGGCTCGATACCATGCAACGGCAGGCAATCACTGA
- a CDS encoding hydrogenase maturation nickel metallochaperone HypA/HybF, whose protein sequence is MHERSLVQRLLHQVQQIVAEDGGGRVTEIRVQVGDLSGVEPLLFQAAFEEMVSDLFSSECQLALDIVPVMAVCDDCGQQFEIVDFQFQCPACPTGAVQVIQGDEVKLISINVSSDNPVEGVAS, encoded by the coding sequence ATGCATGAACGCTCTCTGGTTCAACGTTTACTGCATCAGGTGCAGCAGATCGTCGCTGAGGACGGGGGCGGTCGGGTCACGGAAATACGAGTTCAGGTGGGGGATTTATCCGGCGTCGAACCGCTGCTGTTTCAAGCGGCTTTTGAGGAAATGGTGTCTGATTTGTTTTCGTCTGAGTGTCAGTTGGCCTTGGATATCGTCCCCGTGATGGCGGTTTGTGATGATTGTGGTCAGCAGTTTGAAATTGTCGATTTTCAGTTTCAGTGTCCTGCCTGCCCAACGGGAGCAGTGCAGGTGATTCAGGGGGACGAGGTGAAGCTAATCAGTATCAACGTCAGCTCAGACAACCCGGTAGAAGGAGTTGCCTCATGA
- a CDS encoding hydrogenase maturation protease, whose product MQPQTMIAGIGSPHGDDCVGWEIANAIQSRISDRAISVRLVRTPDALLDWIEHVQELVICDACLGAGEVGSVHQWEWPCQELESISWSGTHNLSLPAVLALAQQLERLPASVRIWAVEVQQVQPDQSMSNTVEAGAKTAVDSICQALSIHQNETEKQHA is encoded by the coding sequence ATGCAACCACAGACCATGATAGCAGGGATTGGCTCTCCTCACGGTGATGATTGTGTGGGTTGGGAAATTGCCAACGCCATTCAAAGCAGAATCAGTGATCGAGCTATTTCTGTTCGTCTGGTGCGTACTCCCGATGCATTGCTGGATTGGATCGAACATGTTCAGGAACTAGTGATTTGCGATGCCTGTCTGGGAGCAGGGGAAGTCGGCAGCGTCCATCAATGGGAGTGGCCTTGTCAAGAACTGGAATCGATCAGCTGGTCGGGAACGCATAATCTTTCATTGCCGGCTGTTCTAGCGTTGGCGCAGCAACTGGAACGACTTCCCGCATCAGTCCGGATCTGGGCAGTGGAAGTGCAGCAGGTCCAGCCTGATCAATCGATGTCTAACACAGTCGAAGCGGGAGCGAAAACCGCTGTCGATTCGATTTGTCAAGCACTGAGCATTCACCAAAATGAAACGGAGAAGCAGCATGCATGA
- a CDS encoding Ni/Fe hydrogenase subunit alpha yields MADRTIKVETLTRVEGEGGLYVRLSGDAVDEVRLEIYEPPRLFEALLRGRPLEDTPDITARICGICPVAYQMSSVHALESALDVTASAEIRRLRRLLYCGEWIESHGLHMHLLHAPDFLGFDSGLDMAKQFPDEVNRGLRLKKHGNQLVDMLGGRAIHPVNVCVGGFYRMPRRDEFQKLIPDFEWGLNAAVETTRWVAGFEFPDFETECEYISLSHPDEYPMNEGFIKTSSGDSIEVSHYEDEFQERHVPHSTALQAIRKSTGRPYLLGPLARVNLNREQLSPTARQLADEVGLEPLCKNPHRAIIARGLEIVHAYEEALMIMRGDHPTGKPRESYSYQAGEGMAATEAPRGTLFHRYVIDEAGKIVKAVIIPPTSQNQAQIEADLKQWVTQVISDDEQQTARQCENLVRAYDPCISCSTHFLNVKIERT; encoded by the coding sequence ATGGCTGACCGTACGATCAAAGTCGAAACGTTAACGCGAGTTGAAGGGGAAGGCGGGCTTTACGTTCGTTTGAGTGGTGATGCGGTAGATGAAGTGCGGTTGGAAATTTATGAGCCCCCTCGCTTGTTCGAAGCACTCTTACGCGGTCGTCCGCTGGAAGACACACCCGATATCACGGCACGTATCTGTGGGATTTGCCCGGTGGCCTATCAGATGAGTAGCGTGCATGCATTGGAGTCGGCCCTTGATGTGACTGCCTCAGCAGAGATACGCCGTTTGCGGCGGTTGCTCTATTGTGGCGAGTGGATTGAAAGTCACGGCTTGCATATGCATCTGCTGCATGCTCCTGATTTTCTGGGCTTCGACAGCGGCCTGGATATGGCGAAGCAGTTTCCGGACGAAGTCAATCGAGGGTTGCGCTTAAAGAAACACGGCAATCAACTGGTTGACATGCTGGGGGGACGGGCCATTCATCCGGTCAATGTCTGTGTCGGTGGTTTTTATCGCATGCCGCGGCGGGATGAATTTCAGAAACTGATTCCCGATTTCGAATGGGGCTTGAACGCCGCTGTGGAGACCACACGGTGGGTAGCCGGCTTTGAGTTTCCCGATTTCGAAACCGAATGCGAATATATTTCGCTGTCTCATCCCGATGAATATCCCATGAATGAAGGCTTCATAAAAACCAGCAGCGGCGATTCGATTGAAGTCAGCCACTATGAAGATGAATTCCAGGAACGACACGTTCCCCATTCGACGGCACTGCAGGCGATTCGCAAATCAACGGGGCGGCCTTATTTATTAGGTCCGTTAGCACGCGTAAATCTGAATCGGGAACAGCTTTCGCCGACCGCACGTCAATTAGCAGATGAAGTGGGACTAGAACCTCTGTGCAAAAACCCGCATCGGGCGATCATCGCACGCGGGCTGGAAATTGTGCATGCCTATGAAGAAGCATTAATGATTATGCGCGGCGATCACCCGACCGGGAAGCCGCGTGAATCTTATTCGTATCAGGCGGGTGAGGGAATGGCTGCCACAGAAGCACCGCGGGGAACCTTATTCCATCGTTATGTGATTGATGAAGCGGGCAAGATTGTGAAAGCGGTGATTATTCCGCCGACCTCACAAAATCAGGCGCAAATTGAAGCGGATCTGAAACAATGGGTTACTCAAGTGATCAGTGATGATGAACAGCAGACGGCCCGGCAATGTGAAAACCTGGTGCGTGCCTATGATCCCTGTATCAGTTGTTCGACGCATTTTTTGAATGTGAAAATTGAGCGGACTTAA